The window caatgcggaagagcagcggctctactctgagcccctcccagatgaccgagcttctcaccctatctctaagggacagcctggacaccctgcggaggaaactaatttcggccgcttgtatccgggatcttgttctttcggtcacgatccaaaactcgtgaccataggtgagggtaggaacgtagattgaccggtaaatagagagcttcgcctttcggcttaactccttcttcaccacaacggaccgatacaaagtccgcatcactgcagacgctgcaccgatccgcctgtcgatctcctgttccattcttcactcactcgtgaacaaaaccccaagatatttgaactcctctacttggggcagtatctcatccccgacctggagagggcactccacccttttccgactgaggaccatggtctcagatttggagatgctgattctcatccaagccgcttcacactcggctacaaaccgctccagtgagagttggagatcacagcctgatgaagccaacagaaccacatcatctgcaaaaagcaaagattaaatactgaggccaccaaaccggactccctgtacgccttggctgcaccttgaaattctgtccataaaagttctgaacagaatcggtgacaaagggcagccttggcggactcCAACCCTCAcaggaaacgagtccgacttactgccggcaatgcagaccaaactctgacactggtcatagagggaccgaacagcccggctcagggggttcggtaccccatactcccaaagcaccccccacaggactccccaagggacaaggtcgaacaccttctccaagtccacaaaacacatgtaaactggttgggtgaactcccatgcacccttgaggaccctgccgagggtgaagtgctggtccactgttccacggccagaacgaaaaccacattgctcctcctgaatctgagatttgacttcccggcggaccctcctcttcagcacccctgaatagaccttaccagggaggctgaggagtgtgatccccctgtagttggaacacaccctctggtccctcttcttaaaaagggggaccaccaccccagactgCCAATCTAGAgacacacatcccaaaaacatgcgtggtaggttgattgaagactctaaattgcccgtaggagtgaatgtgtgtgcgaatggttgtttgtttctatgtgccctgtgattggctggcgaccagttcagggtgtaccccgcctcccgcccgaagatagctggaataggctccagtatgcccgcgacccaagtgaggataagcggctcagaaaatttagtgcccggagaaaactaacgcaggcacggggagaacatgcaaactccacacaggcggggccgccaACAtgaaccatatatatatatatgtgtatatatatatatatatatatatatagatagatagatagatagatagatagatagatagatagatagatagatagatagatagatagatagatagatagatagatagatagatggatggatggatggatggatatatatatatatatatatatatatatatatatatatatatatatatatatatatatatatatatatatatatcatgtacgcacccgaagatagctgtgttaggctccagcagcctgcgaccctcgtgcgGTTCAGCggttaaagaaaatgaatggatggatggctatatatatatatatatatatatatatatatatatatatatatgaacataGGATTTTGAGTAATTTAGTCGATTTTGTTCATTTGCTATAGAAAATCCAGAATAATATATGTGTTCATTATCACTGCAAATAACATGAACCATGTCggaaaataagcaaaaatatcacaaatctaataatttggaacccagtgtattgttttttaaaatggtaatttTCAACTTCAAAACATCCCACTATGCAAACCATTAATTATTATTGACCTTCCCAACAGAGGATGTTTACTTCCTGCATTCTGACATTTGTCTTCTTCTGGACAGGTAAAGAATCTCAAATATGAAAACACACTTTGTGTTTGAGCCGTTCAGTAAATATGAATCAATAACACATGGCTTCAAAGTTCAAAATGACATAtgtatttcatttgaatgtgtttGGGATGTTTGTGTGTCTCCATTCTCCAGGGCTATCACAGAATGTTATCCATCCATGTGACAAGCACATCTTTGATAGCAACGTCCACATCTGCCGGTCAGCTTTTAACAAGAGCATGGAGAAAAGCGGCTACCATCAAGCGTGCGCATGGCCGGCTGTGAAACAGTAAAGTAGCTATTCTTTGAAATTGTTATTCATTATACAGGTACCCATTTTTTAAGGTAACATCGACAGTGTTCATGAAGTAGACTAGCATAACTCCAACTAGGTAATGGACCTTATCCTTACCTTTGAAAAACGTCATCGCATCAAGGGGAGATGTAAACGTGCTTCCTTTCGAAGACTGGAACAGACTCTACGGCCAtcacaaatctttttagaatcgattatcctataaaTATTATTGCAGAGTACCGGAGTAATCGCTCCCCCCTCCCCgaaaacacttttcttttttatttattttttttttttttactacaagaatgcattttattctcatactCTATACTATACTcactctgtacagaatttgagacaacataATCGCCCTATGGTAAACAGTTAGCATTCACGATTAGCATTATCATGCTCGCAATTACTATTTTTAGGTAGaaaaactaccattcagctcactcatacatcatgttatatgtatattACACATGTAATAGTGCCTTAAAAACTACTTACAGATGTTCCTCTgccatttttggcaaagttcaggagtggcccaacactgcgcCTGTCTGCAATAAAGCTCCATTTGAAACGTTGGTTCCGGCAGTGCAAACATGGTTCCGggtggaattattattattatttttttgtttttttgttgcgcCGAAGCTTCGAGGCAGACATTCTGTGTCGACCTATTTtctgattatttattatttcccccccccccccgagtcctAACAGACtgcagtttttaaaatgaattcaacTCCACCTTTCCTAACCAAGTATTGCTGAAATAGGTCTCTAATGTGAAACTACTATTTCCTGAAAATGGACGACAAAAAGCACCTCTTCAATCCATGCgtgcttattttatttaattcaatCAGGTTGTCACTAAAAGTGAGAATCACCTCAGAGGCTGAATTTATGCTGATGTGGAAAGTCACTGCCACCAGTCGTCTTTCCTAAATGtgaaattgtcattttattttattttggcgtAAATTTTGGTCAATGAAAATAACTATTGTGATGTTTTtctgaggtggcacggtggttagcacatatgcctcacagttctgagggtttcaatcccggcctcgcctgtgtggagttggcatgttctccctgtgcctgtgtgggttttctctggttatTCCGGTTTCagccctcatcccaaaaacatgtatggtataTTAATTCAAGACTcaaaattgctcgtaggtgtgaatgtgagtgcgaatggttgtttgtttatgtgtgccctgcgactggttggcgaccagttcagggtgtaccccgcctctcgcccgaagatagctgggataggctccagcacacccgcgaccctggtgaggataagcggtacagaaaatggatggttggatgtttTCTGACATCAACTTTGTAAGTTATTATTTTGTAACAGTAAATTACTCAAGATTTGTTGCTTCTCCTTGATAGgcgttttcttttgcttttatcTTCTCGATCGTCTTCGTGTAGAGTTGGTAAGCTTCGTCGATGGCCTGTTAAATAAAACTGAGTACGTTGCTTTTCTGCCTAATtagttattatttaaattatatttattaaaaagttACTGGGTGCTTAAAATATTTCCAGACAGCTGTTGTTTGTGGAGAAGCTTCACTCCGCCCCCAccccaattttaaaatatatattttttagctcCTTATGTAATTTTCTATATTTTGCAGATGGCATAATTTGGGGCTAAGGCTCAAATTGTGTGTTAGGGTGGAGTGTCTGTCATCAAAAGGAACCCATCATGTTGATCAGACTTCCAGCAGTGATGCTCAGTTTCCTCTTGCGGATGTTTACCTCACTAAATATCATGTAGTGGCAACCTCTCGTGAGATTTATGGCATTGAAGTGAGGTTATACATGCGTCTCCACCCAGAAGATTTGACAAATCAAAACTATGGTTTTAAAAAAGACTGGCTCGACCGAGGTCGGATGTTTTGGCGGTCacacttctttcttttttatttactctaAATATACGTTTGGTTTTTACAAATCTACTTCATATAACATCATTCTAGTTTGGGAATTTTCGAAATGTTTGTTATTATTGCTTTGTTTTGAACAAATACAGTTCATAACTTTGGATTTATGCTTCTGCAGGAATGCTTTTTCTAGTCAAATCCAATCTGAGCCATTAAACTTTCTCTTCTTCTGTAGCATCTACTATGATCTGAAGCTTTGTGCGGATCAGTGGGCCACTGCTTCTTTGTGTCAGAGTCGGGGATCTCTTGTGGATGACTTCTTCCAAGAGGTCCATCGGAAGTACTTTGTTTCCTGTGGACAGGTCCAGGACCCGCCACTCTGGACGCTCGTCATGCTAATAGCTCCGGTTATCACTGCCACACTCCTCATGCCGCTTCTGTGCGTCAAACTGGTGACATGGAATATAGACATGCCCAATTATTTGAATAACTGAGATGCTTATTTGACACGAGAAGATGTTATCGTCATATGTAATTGTAGTTAATTTTGAAGTGTCAATTGCAAGTGTGTCTGTTCTGCATCTTGTTATCCTGTTACAGAAACTAGAGTAAAATCTCCTTCAGTTTCAGTCTTGAATGCTGTGCTATGTCATTGGCGCAGGCTGAATTGCCTTGTGATTCAGCAGTCGACCAATTTGAGGTGTTgtctgcctctcacccaaataTTGCTTAATCCACTGCATGATAACAGCTCAGCTGTACTCGCTTTGTGCCAAATCGAATGCATAGAAGGCATCagttgtaatgtgttaatgtcATGTCTCCCTATATACAGCGTATACAGTAGGGGTAGCCAACATGGTTCGCCCAAGTAGCtaaccagtgatgggacattgtgattgcCAAGGAATGTTGTCAAAgggatcattttaaaatgtaaatacttgcagagatttatagagAAAGTGTTGCATGCAGATTTTTTATGTTTCTTACCTTTTTAAATCgctgttgataattattgtgagaaataaataacatgatcagtgttttCACAAAGATGAATATCATCaattattaactcattcactccaAGCCGTTTTTcaagcagagttccccatattcccatcgttttagagcatttcaaaTTATGTTTGAAGACCCACAGaacattgtgttctgtgacaacatAAGCGCCGAACCTagcaaaagaaagagaagatgCTCTTATTTCACCAGAAAGTTTGTTTCcagctttttccattctttagtaatcagcagtaaaaTGCGGGTTAGTTTCACCAAAATTTATACAACTTACCGCAACATACACTCTGTTTATACCAAACATATACATACTCAGTTCAAGTGTGAGCTGCCTAAgcttgtccgacttccaacgtgttggcatttctctccctcataatggACTTGACAAGCCGGAATTCACCCCCTTATCTTTATCTTCTAATCGAAATCCAAAACTACAGTAGGGTGGAGTAATTGGtttagtattttttgttttctggaccccaaatgcacttttaaaaaattatactacattatttattgcaaattgttttgttGACCCCCAAGTTATGACTCAGGAGAACTACTGATCTAGGGCATCTGGTATTTCTATTGAGAACTGCATATCGTCgagtgtgtgttccaactacaggagatcacactcctcagcctccctggttagGGCTATTCAGTGGTGCTGGAGAAGAGgctccgtcaggaagtcgaaacTTGGATTCAGGAGAAgtagtcagaatcagaatcagaatcagaatcatctttatttgccaagtatgtccaaaacacacaaggaatttgtctccggtagttggagccgctctagtacaacaaacagtcaatttacagaacactttggggacataaagacattgacaaaaaacaattgtgcaaaaagatgcagagtcctctagcacttagagcagttcgaacgactaatattgcaatagtccggtgcaatgaccattgtgcaaagggcgctgagacttcaaggagtgtatgcggtttaaagtgacgagtagtgcgatcatctgggaagTGTGGTTTTCGTAGTGTGGTTTTCGTACTGGCTGGTACAGTgtaccagctctacaccctcagcaagGTCCTCgacggtgcatgggagtttgcctaAACAGTCTACATGTagtttgtggacttggagaaggcgttcgactgatCCCTCGatgagtcctgtggggggtactttgggagtatgggttaCCAAACCCCCTTATATGGGATGTtcgatccctgtacgaccagtgtcagagtttggtccgcattgccagcagtaagtcgggttcgtttccggtgaggtttGGACTACGCCAAGGCTGcgctttgtcaccgattctgttcataacttttatggtcAGAATTTCTGAGTgaagccgaggcgtagagggggtccagttgggtggcctcagtattgcatccctgcttttttgcagatgatgtggttctgttggcttcatctagctgtgatctccaactctcactggagcggttcacagccaactgtgaagcggttgggatcaaaattagcacctccaaatcgaGACCTcatagtcggaaaagggtggcgtgccctctccaggtcggggatgagatcctgttccaaatggaggagttcaagtatctcaggtTCTTGTTCACAGTGAGGGAAGAagggaatgggagatcgacaggcggatcggtgcagcgtctgcagtgatgtagaCCTTCTATTGGTCCATTGttgtgaagaaggagctaagccaaaaggcgaagctctcaatttaccggttgatctatgttcctaccctcacctatggtctcGAGCTgagggttgtgaccgaaagaacaagatcccggatacaagcgggcgAAATGAGTATCCTCCTCAGGGTGTCCAGGCCCTCCCTTAgatatagggtgagaagctcggtcatctgggaggggctctgAGTAGAGCCGGTGCtcttccgcattgagaggagccagatgaggtggctcgggtatCTGATTAGAATGCTTCCTGAatgcctccctggtgacgtGTTCCGGGCacctcccaccgggaggagaccccgggaacgacccaggacatgctggagagacaatgtctcccggctggcctgggaacgcctctgggTCGTCCccaaagagctggatgaagtggctggggagagggaagtctgggcttccttgctaaagctactacccccgtgacccgacctcggataagcagaagaaaatggatggatggatcaaatacattaacatttaatttaaaaactgtgTTTAAATAAGTTTTAAAGTTAGTAGAGCATGTAGGagggatatccatccatccattttctaagccgcttctcctcacaagggtcgcgggcgtactggagcctatcccagctatcatcgggcaggaggcggggtacaccctgaactgattgccagccaatcgcagggcacatacaaacaatcaaccattcgcacctaatcatgtttttgggatgtgggaggaaaccggagtgcccggagaaaagccacgcagccacggggagaacatgcaaactccacacaggcggggcgggggattgaacaccggtcctcagaactgtgagccagacactctaaccagtcgaccaccgtgccgccataggAGGGATATTTTAATGCTTAAACTATTTTAAGTTTTCATATAAATTCTCAATATCAAGGATTTCTACTGTCAACTATCAGAGGTGAGTGTGGAACATAGGTCCCACAGTAAACGCAGATCACTGTATCTTGAAGACATGAGGTCCATCTGAGCTATAAAATCAGTGTAAGATTTATTCGGCATGATGCTCCATATAGACATGATGGTTCCTTATAAAGAGAACATGATGGCATTGTCCTGTGTAAACTACAAATTCTTTGAATCGGTCTGTTGCAGTAAATAAGAAGTTGGGAAAGGGAGTGGTCCGAATTGACCAAAGTAAAGTATTTCTCTCATCTTCTGGACAGACAAAGCCAAAATTGCACAACAATACACAAATGGAATGGCCTCATTGgcctattgttgtttttgttgcacgACAAGACAACTGAACTTGCTGTAGAGATTAAACAAACACTCAGCGGGCATTTCAATGAAGACAAACATGATGTGAAATCAATGGACAAATAGATAAGATCTTCCCGTGATGATCATCAGGATTCTTTCACACCAATaaagcaatttattttcaatagttCGGAttaataattttcaaaaaaagtacagtgcattagTTTATTTACAAGAGGTCATCACCAAACCTAGAATCTAACTGTGGTTCTGTTACTTTGTAAGATTATTACAAgacatattttagttttatctACTCTATGTGCTTTTGGGACATATTACATCTACTACATATATTCTACCTGTATGCTCAAACTCAGAGGGCATCTTTGTTTCCAACCataattttgaattaaatttagacattttaaataaaagaacCAAGCCTGGGTGGTCTGCACAAACGAACTTGACAAAATGTGCCAAACAAAGCCCGTTGACAGGCTAAACATTTTTGAGGGTTACAAGAAACATAACAAAACTATTTTCCTTTTCAACCTGCATGTTTCAACATTTAACAAGCAGACAAGACAGATTAGCAGCACCACACATTTTATTATCTTAAATAATACCCACAATTCAACATTTGTCCTTTTGTAAATACTGGCCAGTATGTgctttacagttttgttttggttataGTCAGACAAATGTAGACACACCAATTCTTGACATAACAAGAGCACGTGGACGTGTGAAACAGATCAGCGGACCCCTGAGTCTCTTTAACTGCTGTTGGTCAACCGGTAGAGAAAACACAAAGCTCCAGTGCATACAGATGGCCGGCGCCTAGTGACAGCTAATTTACGATTGgtttccaaaaaaataacacctgCATACTCACCTAATGTTAGGTGTGTTGTTCCCAAATTTATGTGGATCTCATAACAGTCCGAATAGGTTAACCAGGTGAGCTGTGAGATTTACTTGCTTCAATCTTGACTTGGCTACTGTCCCTGTAGcactcaaatgtatttaacatGTTGCACATAACTGCTTGTTGGCGGTTGCTGAAAGAGAGGCTTTTCATACGGGGCAACTCTCTCCCCTTGAAAAGAATGGTCCAAGCCTGGCTGGGAATTtggaatttaaatgtaaattggcatttataaaaatgtcttaaaaaccCCAGTGTAAAgagaattcagagatttgtctCTCAATGCAGACGGTAATATGTGTTCTACCACTTcagcatgcagttagctagatagctatgcctacaccccaaaaatgcattttccttcGATGGCACAATTTAAAGAACAGCTCAGTGTCATGAATTAAATTCTTAAACAAAGTGGTGACGCTGGCCGAGAGAGCCCCAGAATTCTGTTAGCTCAcaagctagctggtggctagcgCCTCTTGTTGTAGCGAGGAAAGCCCCACGACAAcccagtgggatatattccagccaccagaggcTTTAAGCGAATATATTTTCGGCCCAAACGTGGGAATGTGTAGGCATTAGAAAGttgctagatgaagtagcaGACATTTTTCAGTGGGGCGTGGCTTCACACATTTAGCAGACAcccacagcatttcagagcGGAGACAGCGGctaatttttcaccattttgaagcttaATTTTATACTGTCTATTTGGTGATTAGGGACTTTAACTTTTAGGGACACACGTAACACAATGACATTAATGGGGGACATACTGCATGATAgaaatttttatatatttttttatttgctcatAAACAAACTTAAACTTTgtcagttatccatccatccatccatccattttctttaccccttatcctcactagtgtcgcgggctgctggagcctatcccagctatcttcgggtgggaggcggggtacaccctgaaccggtcgccagccaatcgcagggcacatataaactaaccaccacattcacacctacgggcaatttagagtcttcaattaacctactaagCTTGCCcagagtctgctgggataggctccagcatgcccgcgacccttatgaggataagctgaacggaaaatggatggaatggatggatgtacgatTTGGGTTTgcaccgtgtgtgtgttgttgaaCTTTCATAAATGGCAATCATCTGTGGACAAGCGTGTTCTTGCagtaaaacatttacattcaatAACAAGGAGAACACAATGATGAATGTGTTGTGCCATTCCAGTTTTAGCAAAGGAGTTAACAGCAAagtccatttaaaaataaatacatttaaaaaaaaaattcaacatgaTTAGCATGGAGCTACAAAACTAAAAGCCAGGTAAATGGTTCACATTTTGAGCTGATTAAAATACAAGGAATACAATTGTAAATGTACGGTTCGTTCCAAAAGCATTACAAATATTATTCGTCTTCACTTGACCTTCATCTATGCATCGTTAAGCACAAAAAGCAGGACTGAAAGCCATATATTCTCCTCGCACTGCAAATCTTATGTACAAACATGCCTCGGCTAACTGAAGGCTGGGAATTTACAGTTCAAAGGTCAGTTTACCCTGAGAGAATTCTTGTATGGCTCGTAATGTAGGGCATGGTTGTGTTAACGCCGATACCGATTCTTGAGGCGAGCAAACATTTGAATACACTGCTGATTCATAAAAATACAGACTGCAAATATCTACTCTCCACTTTGAAGCACTTGGAGGCAGGGGAAGGGACACTTCAGTTGATTGTATTCCTTCAGCTATTAAACAACCTGGTTAGGCCAAGAAAATCGGTATTGATTTTATCTTTAGCCACATGTCAACTCTTACAAATGCATGCATTTCTTTGTCAAAAAAAGTGAACCAGTCGATTACACCACTGAGCAAGCGCAATCGCCATCCGATCTGTGCTTACCAGCTGTCAAAATATCCTCATAGGACTTTAAAAACAGACttggaacatttaaaaaagaaaattctaaaTACacgtgttccaaattattaagCATATGCCGCTTTTGTTTAATTTCCTAAAGAATCAAAGTGAtttacagtgaaaaaaaaaagaacttctaTAATAATCAGGAGTATATTGAACAAAACCACCTTGACgacaacagtatttttctaaACTATTCAAAATACAGATTTCCAAATTATCATGCAAAATAGCTTGAAGAAAAAAGATAGGATAAATCCATGGATATTTTCtgctttttatcattttttttaaatgcaagaaTTACCACCCAGAGTTACTGTTTGGAGACATATTGCTGTGTAGCCTCACAGATCTTTCTTTTAGGGATACTTCACAGGTCCTCAAAAGCGATGGGTTCAGGGGATGTTGGTGGCACACCTTGAGTATTTCCTCCCTTAATACATGTTCCAGCTTAAATTTTAATGGTATATTTTACAGCGTGGGATGGCAAATTGTCTTTATTCCTTATAGAGTACCATGGCAGGAAATGGTCACTTAGAAACTCCATATCTTATTTTGACACCTTCAGGCATCCTAAAAGGGGCCTACCTTCTCACGCCCCATTATTCAGGATGTCACAGCCATACTGGGACATGATTGGCATCCACCAAACATCCAGAACTCCATCTCTCTGGACCAGCTAAAgaataggtgtcaaactcaaggcccggggaccagatccggcccaTCACATTATGTGGCCTggaaaagcaaatcatgtacttcatgtttcttgctaaaatctttcCCATTATTGTACATTTCATTCACTTATAACATTGAGATatagcaagcatttttttgttacagttgttgttttcaaaacaaattttctaacatatatatatatatatatatatatatatatatatatatatatatatatatttttttttttcctcctttccttaaaaaaaaacacgggaATAAGCAGGGGATCTGGTAAATTGGGGgatcaggaaaaaaatgctgcaaatatgcaggggtttCTGTAAATAACTGTTAAGTTTGCAAATAGGTGAAGGTGCGTATGCCGATCGACAAATTTTCCACGCACCTACCAGTATACCAGTCATAATGGCTCTCTGAGGGAAATTTTACTGCAACTTGGACCGTGACAAgactgagtttgacacccctgctctaaagtaTCATGGCCATCCTCAGTGAAGAAAGCGGTTTTAGCCTTAACGTTGCTTCTCCTTGTGAGATTTGTTAGGGGTGCCTGGAATAAAGGTCTATGCATGACTGCAAGCCTTTGGAGGATCCTGCATGGAGAGGTGTCTTGGGACTGAGGGGCAGTTTCAAATACTTGCTTACTGCTATTAAGTGGATTTTTAACAGCTGCTCTCTTAATACAATGCATCTGGCTGAGAGGAGATTTCCTGACTATGCTTTATGAGAATGAATAATAACatatgtacaaaaaaagaaaatcaaatgttGATTTGACTTAAATCCGatatgcataataatttggaacacagtgtaACGCTTCACTTCTTTCTTTACAACATCCTATGGACACATAACAGCCATTTGAATATAGCCGTTGTTAAGTTGAATGCCATTAAAGACCCTGTacagtgaattcagagatttgtttctcaatacattATGCTTATttaaagataattgctgaaaacgtgcaagaCTGAGAACTCTATAGAGATAtaatgttaaactgtttttcaacatttcagttttccagtttttttttgggacattgcTAAAACAGTGCAATTTCCACTCGGCATgccacccccccctccctcccccaaaACTATATAAGAACTGAAGAAGATCACCTCCAttcgcatcagtggttatctaGAGCAATTGCAATGCACAGGTACGTAGCCAGCCATGAGgacaccccaaaaatgtctgctggcatggccgctttagagtgcctcgttgttggcccTAAGTGCACACATCACCGAGCGGCTTGACTTTTCACGattcattcaatcattcaaTTTTAGCAGGGTTgtgaacaacactcttctctgtggtgtgtcaaatttacaagacatttattttcacatggCCTTTATGCAAAATAGTGTTGTTTCTTTGTCCAAGTTAGGTTCCCGAAAGTGGCCCAGGCTAATTTGAATTCTATAGCG is drawn from Phycodurus eques isolate BA_2022a chromosome 12, UOR_Pequ_1.1, whole genome shotgun sequence and contains these coding sequences:
- the LOC133410736 gene encoding receptor activity-modifying protein 1-like, coding for MWGFGQRMFTSCILTFVFFWTGLSQNVIHPCDKHIFDSNVHICRSAFNKSMEKSGYHQACAWPAVKHIYYDLKLCADQWATASLCQSRGSLVDDFFQEVHRKYFVSCGQVQDPPLWTLVMLIAPVITATLLMPLLCVKLVTWNIDMPNYLNN